ACTGCAAATCACACGGCTCCAAACGGTGAAGATGAGACAGAGAAGGGAACTAAAGTGTTTATGCCCAGAATCACAATGTCATGAGCCCCAGGGGTGTTAAATACACAGAGCACCCCCAGGGACTGTTCTACAGAAGCAGCAGAGCGTTACAATTAACAGACCAGAGTTGGTGAAAACACCGGGTGAAGGGATCATCTAGAGGATAAGAGGACCTGCAGACTGGTCTTTTCCTTCAGCTGCCCTTATCTTTCTAGTACAGGTAATTGTGATCTAAGTCGATATCTAGTGCTGAACCAGAACAGAGGGGACTCTTCCACACTTAGTTGACACGAGGGTTCCTGAAGTTCCTCCCAGCAAAGCGAGCCTTGCTGCCGAGCTCCTCCTCAATTCTGGGGAAGGACAGAGAGCACTGGGTGTCAGCAGGCAGCACAGAACCCCAGCACTAGCACAGGCCTCACACTGAGCAGCTGGCACACCTGGTACTGAAACACCTGATCCATGTGGCACTGAAACACCTGGTCCATGTGGCACTGAAACTCCTGACCTACCTGGCCCTGAAACACCTGGCCCTAAACTCCTGACCCACCTGGAGGTCCCACAGCACCAAGGCAGCTCTCAGCAAGCCCCTGCACAGTGGGCAGTGCCACACACCTGACACAACCCAAATGTCTGAGATGCTTGCCAAGAGAAGTGCCCCGTGCAGAGGACAAAGTCTCAGTCCAGCACCACAGGATGCTTGGTGTGATCTGTTCTGGACCTCCCCCACCCAGCTCCTCCCGTGCCACGTGCTGCAGGTGCTTCTgaggggcagagcccagcacaagcagtgcccttccccagcccaggCTCACCTCAGCAGCTGGTTGTACTTGGCCAGACGCTCGGATCGGCACGGGGCACCGGTTTTGATCTGAGGGAAATCACCAAGTTAGTGAAGAACTCCAAGTGCCAACACAAAACTTGCTCCAGGTAATGAGCATCACCACAAGCTCTGCTTGGGCACCAGGCTCAGTGTCTGCCCAAGCAAACACAGCAGgtcctgggagcagcagaggtTGTGCATTTGCTACCAGCTGCAGGACCAGGAAAGCCCAGTGCAGCCACTGGAGCCAAGACCTTTGACATTGCTGATTAAaggtgagtttgcaaaagataagGTGTTCCCTTGTCACAGTCCATTAACAAATCAGCTCCCTGCAAACAGACACAGCAAACCTGCACCCCTGGAGGCAGTGCAATGCACCATGGCTTTGGCTTCACCCCCAAATTATCCCATCAAGCAGAGCCagactgcagcagctgcagacaCCAACCTGGCCAGTGCAGAGACCCACTACCAGGTCAGCAATGAAGGTGTCTTCTGTCTCTCCAGAGCGGTGGCTCACCATCACACCCCAGCCATTGGACTGGGCCAGCTTGCAGCTGCAAAGGACAAGAGAAGCAGCTCAGAGCATGCCCTGTGCCCAGGAGCCAAggggcagcacagggctctgccctgcccctccaCCTGCCCCAGGTACAGCCAGCCCcatgccctgtgcccagcagccaaggggcagcacagggctctgccctgcccctccaTCTGCCCCAGGTACAGCCAGCCCACCCTGGCCCAGCCCAGAGGGCAGCACTTACGCCTGCAGGGACTCTGTCACGGAGCCAATCTGGTTGACCTTGAGGAGCAGGCAGTTGCAGGCCTTCTCATCCACAGCCTTGGCAATTCTCTTTGGGTTGGTCACAGTCAGATCATCACCAACCACCTGGATGTTGACGCTGCCAGTGAATTTCTTCCAGGCACCCCAGTCATCCTGGTCAAAGGGGTCTTCAATGGACACCACTGCAGAGGGACACAGCAGCTTTAGGACAATGCCAGCACCAAGGTCCTGTTTGgatgagtggcaccaaagtgctGCAGGCATGTGCCACCCACTTCCCAGAACATTGCCGAGACCCTGAGAGAGGCACGAGCTCTCAGTCTCTCCTGTAAAAGGGGCTGCACACCAACTCCCTCCTTCAGCAATCAACCCTCATTCACAACTCCCACTGATGAGCAACTCACCAGGGTAGTTCTTGACAAAGCCCTTGTACAGGTCAGCCAGCTGGTCAGGAGTGATGTATCTGCTGGGGTCATCAGGGGATTTGAAGTCCAGGTCGTACTTGCCATCCCTGTAGAACTCTGAGGCTGCCACGTCCATGCCAATGACCACCTTGTCAGTGTAGCCAGCCTTGGCAATGGctgtcttcagcagctccagagctgtaacacagacagagcagctgctgagggccTGCAGGATGCCAACAGCAGCACACCCACAGGGCAAACAAACCACCTCCATCACCCCTTCAGGAAGCCCAAAGGAAAGGGTTCTTAAATTCTCCCACTTCTGAACCGACTGGAACAAGATATTACTTTAATGCTGCTTTTAGCTTGTAATACCCTTGAGACACCATTATGGGATTCCTAATCTCTTCAGGCAGGACTACATGTCAGCCCAGAAAGCTTAATACTAGATGATTCCACATCCTCTTTCAACTTTATGCATGTGGGCAGGAAGCAGTGCCTGCACTCTAATCCCCTTTAGCTGCAGAGCAGGTGTTGACCATGCAAGTGCTGAGCATCCAGAGCCTGGCAGCAGGGAGACAGGGCCTCCTCTGCACAGGAGGCTCCCCTGGGCACCCACCTGCTCCCCACGTGCACTTTTACCTGCACAGAGGGGACAGAACCACTCAGCAGAAGTCTCTGGATGCTGCCCACTGTGCTGCTGTTGGCAGAGTCCCAGTGACCCCAATGAGTTGCAGGGGAGCAGCTGGGCTGTTTGCAGCAGGAAGCTTAGATCAagtgttttcttttgttgttgggTTGGCTTTTTGTTTGGGCTCTTTTTGTGTGGGTTTGGTTGTGTTTTGTAAGATGCTAATGTAGCACAAACTGCAAAAGCAGCTGCAGACAGCAACAAAAATTCTTTGGAATGTAATTGTCATTCAAGGTCATCTTCCCTGATGTCTGCAAGGGCACAGACCCAGCAGAGCTGCATGTGACACTGGGACTCAGAAATGGAACAGCTCTGGTGCTGTCTCAGTGTGTTCAGAAAAGGCAGGGCAGGTCACCAGTCCCCTCCACAATAACACAACAAACTGTAAAGCAAAAATCAACTGATCTGAGCCCATGTCCTACTGCCTGTGAGCAGCTCCACTTGTggagaggcacagaaagctcctCCAGTGTTTGTAGGAACAGATATTCTGCTTCCCACAGACAAACTGCCTCTCCCACAGGTTCCTGAACAGAACTGTTTGGCCATGGAAGCAGCAACTGCCTCAGCTTCCCAGGCAAGCCTTTGTGCCCTCCCacacacagccaggcagggcacaAACTGTTTTCCCTCTGTCTGCAGAAAAACAACTCCACTGATATCTGAATGTTGACTTCTGGAACACTTGCAGTGCACACGATTCCCTTAGGCTGCTACGGGAATGAGAGCAACGAGGCACTGCAGTAAAAACCATCCCGTCCAACCGCACGAACTGATATCCAAGGGAATACCTGACCACATCAGCAGAGCACCTTAGGATGTCTGCCAGGGTAAGAAACAGAGTACAGACAAAGCAGGAAGTCCTACACCTTTGATCCTATTGATCCTGCCCATCATTGTATTGGCCAGACTATCAGTTCCACCTCCTCCCACACTCAGCTCATTCTCACCTTCTTTGTTTTCCAGGATGTTGGGGGCAAAGCCACCCTCATCCCCCACGTTGGTGGCATCCTTGCCATACTTCTCCTTGATGACGTTCTTGAGGTTGTGGTAGACCTCTGCCCCGACCCGCATGGCATCCTTGAAGCTGTCAGCCCCCACGGGCAGGATCATGAACTCCTGCATGGCCAGCTTGTTGCCAGCGTGGGAGCCCCCGTTGATCACATTGAAGGCCTTGGAGGAAGCAGGAAAGGCCAGGTTGGAACTGGTACCAGCCCTTACATCACTCTGCTCGTCCCCAGAGCCTGATCCAGGCTaaaggcagagccaggctgccccACCCAGGCACTTACAGGAACTGGCAGAATGACCTCTGGGTTGCCAGCAAGGTCGGCGATGTGCCGGTACAGGGGAACTCCCTTCTCAGCAGCACCAGCTTTGCACACGGCCAGGGACACACCCAGGATGGCATTAGCACCAAATTTGGCTGAAAGGGGAAGACATTGATTAGACAAGTGTCTTTATAAAGAGAGACTCAGCAATACTAGCCCATGGTTTGAATTATGGCAGTGCACAGCACAAGGCCATACACTGGCTGTTGGCTCTGGTAAATAGAACTCAATTGACTCATCTTTATCTTTTACCCCCTCAGTGCAACACAAAGCCCACTCACATTTGTTCTCAGTCCCATCCATTTCCAGCATCAGCTTGTCAATCTTTTCTTGTTCCACAACGTTCACATTCTGCAGAGAGAAGCAACCAAACTGTTGTTTGACACCAAGCACAGCCCCACAAACTCTCACCTACCCAGCATGGCACTGGACACTTCCCAAGGGCAGCTGCCAAGAGCTGACCTGACCAATTCCTGTCACTAtcacacagcagcagcccagggctcaCAGCTGAGCTCACGTGCCATCACTTCACCCACTATCACCGAGTTCTGCACCAGCCTTTGTAGGCCAGGCTTGGCGCCCACAAAGCACAAAGGAATCTCATTCAAGCAGACTGTTCTAGATGCTCTCAGATTCCCCTCCAATGGCCCTGCTTGGATAAAACCTGGCCCCTCCTCATCATTCAGGCACTCTCTGAAGCATAAATCAGTGTatcccagctgcagccctgcagctcccagggctggagtGTTTCTGCACACCACAACACCAGGCTGCTGGAGAAGGTTCCATTACGTGTTAGATGTGCACTCATTAAGTAAATTAAGTAAAACCATTGCTGTGGTCAGTTTGTTCACATGCACCCCAACACACAGGCTGACccccccaggtgccaccccaCCAGAGGAAGGTTTGGACCCTGCCTGGCTGTAGGAGATGTTAAGAGAAGACAGATTGCTCCTACCTTGCTAATCAGTGCAGGTGCAATCGTTTTATTGACGTGCTCAACAGCTTTTGAGACACCTGGAAGGAACAAGCAGATCAGACACTGGTCAACACACAGGTTATGCAGGGATTAGTAGGGGATCTCAGGAACATCCAGGAAAACCACCTCATGCTGCCCCAGCCCAAGCTGAGCTCATGGCCAGGTGTGAACACAGAGGCCctggctggactggagggcacatGAGGGATGCATTGGCTAGGACTGGTCCAGGAATGCCAGTTAGTGTGCCAGGCCATGCACTGGAGAGACTGATCCGAGTGCCAGGCTGCACTGGGAGCACATCCATTACCTGTGTGCACAGTGCCGTGGCCAGGAACTCGTTAACATATTTAACAGCTCTGGAGACACCTGGCAGAAGCCAAACAGACACCCCAGTCAAGGACAGGTGGAGACTCAGCCAACCCAAGGGatgcagcagaggacacagacaggcagcaggagcctggCACCGAGCACTGGGCCAGAGACAAAGGCTCAAAGAGCAGAGGAAGCTGTGCAAGGCTGTGTTTGGGCTCCAGCCCAGGTCTCTGTAACTCTGCCAGCCCAAACCTCAAGGGCCTGAACATCAGCATTTAGGGAGGTTTTAGGATGAGCTCTCCTACCAACTCACAGAATCCAGGAGTAAGGGGAGGGAAAAGGTTTCCCCAGCAGTTACACAGGCAGCATCAGGCACTCCACTACCTGACACTATTTTGTAACACTGCTATAACATCACTTTATTTGCTGTGTAGTGTTTAAAGACTTCCAAAAACCTAAGCTTCAGAATGATGAATGCTATTTGACTGCATCCTAAACAATATTAATTGCTTTTCCAAATGGTCTAAGTCTGCAGACTTCTATTACAAAAGGCCTAGCAGCTATCTCTTCCCATTTGATAATTATTTCTTCATAACTTGTGTTATTTCCCAGCTGACAAAGCCCTTCAGCTACAGCCTGTTAACCACAGTCTAATTAAATGCCATTAAGAACTGCCCATAGGATCAGACTTAACAGGCCTAAGCACACACACATTTAGCACAGTGAGGTAAATACACATTTATTCTTTGCAAGAAAAGTGCCCTGGGTAAACAGTACAACAGCCTCAGGTTTTTGGGACATTCAGTCATCCAGGCATTTGTTCTCTGTTAAGGCATTAACAGCCATGAATCTTCTAAGACAAGGCTCTCTAAGTTCAATTCAGCTCTCCACTTTAATTGTTTCTTCTTAATAGGCAAAAGATATTTCAGCTTCTTTTCACCTGACTGGCAGGTCAGCAGAGCTGCACATTCAATGGACAGAGCTGGCACAAAACCTCAGGTTCAGGATTCAACATGCTGGGAGATCTAAGGAGCCTGCAGTCTCAGAGCTGACAGATTTAAGGGCTCTGGGAGAATTTGATCTATGAAAAGCCCTTGTGACTAACAGCAGGATGACTGAGGCTTTTGGAGCTGGCAGTTCAGATGCCCTGACCACACTGGTAAAGCCCTCTCACTGTGCCACGCACCAACACACAGCACAAGGGGAGCAGGGTAACAAAGTACACCTGGACACCCTGTACGAGGCACAGTCACCTGGCTGGGTGTGCCCAGCTCCATGCaggtgccctgccctgcagcacgaGGCAGCTGCACTGCTGGAGCAGCCACCCTGCAGGCCATGCCCAGCAAACCAACCCTGCCCCCTCTGCTTGGCCTCTGCCCAGCTCAGCCCACGCCTGACAGGAgcggctgtctgtctgtccctgtctgtcctgcccagctgccaggCCTCGTGcaggacagacagcgggacaggagcccagcagtgccagtgcctgtcccagggcactcggggtgcccagccccagctgtacCTTTGCCCATGTAGCGTGTCTTGTCATTGTCACGGAGCTCCAGAGCCTCGTAGATTCCAGTGGAGGCACCGCTGGGAACAGCAGCTCTGAACAGACCTGTCCACAACAGGAAAAACACCTTGGCACACTCAGACACCAACCATCCCCCAGCCAGACagcatcccagccctgcaaacCACACCTCTGCTCACATACAGTGATCCCACAAGGGCTTCCTGCTCATGACAGCATCTCCCTCACGCTCACTGACCAATAGCAAACTGACTCCTCCTCTTCCACTGGCATGTCAAGAGTTAAGGAAGGCCTCCATTCCCTTCCAAAAAGGATAGCTTCATTCACTGGATCTGCTTTTGAGCTCAGGCAAGGCAAGCTCTTAAATTCTTCTAGGATATGGCATAAAAGGGACAATTAGCAGACCTATTTTGTTAACAGGAGTTCTGAGCTCTTCTGGCAACAGCAGAGCCACCCAGACAGCCCATTCCTCCAGCCAAGGATGCTCAACTTGGAGCCAATCTGCACTCTGgagcctgctctgcctggggttcAAGGTGCCAACTTCAGCCTCCAGCCTCTCCCTTATCCCACTAAATCAAAGAGCTTAGTGGGGGCAGTCTCATTAAATGACTGCATTAATCTTTTGAGGCAGAAAGATCAGCTCTTTAGTCACTGTATTACAGCCATTGTGTTTGCTCATTCCACCAAATCACATTGGTATGAGCTTGCACAATGCTTTTGTCAGATCCTATCAGATGTGGGATGAACAGCTAACAAACCAAGGGAAAGGCCtacaataattaaaaatataagatGTTACATGTGAAAGCCCAATTAGGCATGTTCTTCAGTCATGCCTGAGTACTTGGGCAGAGGAGAAACCATTACCCAAAATTCAGCTGAGCAGCAGAAGACTCTGTCATTACAGAAAGCCACTGCAGACAAATTGAGAATTCAACTTCAGTGTACTCATACAGAGTGTGGGGAGCACGGACAAGCAGGGCCATCAGCAGCTGCTCAAGAACAGTTTCCAGGTGCTGTCCCAGTTTATgctggggcagggaaggagggcagGTTTGGAACAGCTCTCCCACAGTTTGGGCTGCAAGAAGCAGCACCCTCCAAAAAACCCTGCACTGCCCAGGCCAGGAACTCGAGCTCAGCAAACTCATCCAACAGAATGAGGCAGAGGCTTTTTCTGCAAGGCTCACAGCAAGTTCCAACAAGTTTTATGTGTGGAGGAAGAATTCAGCACAGCTCCACTGCTAGAACAGAACTGGCTGTACACTTCTGCCTGCTCAGGTTCTATCAGCTCTAAGCCAGGGATGAACAGCTGCAGCTGAGGACTCACCTTTGTTGGTGTACAGGTCTACCTCAACAGTGGGGTTGCCACGGGAGTCAAAGATTTCACGGGCATGGATCTTGGTGATAGACATCTTTAGTACCTGAAAAAGGAGCTTACAGTTACTCACTGAaggtttgggtaggaagggaccatAAAGCTGAACCCATCCCATgct
This genomic stretch from Melospiza melodia melodia isolate bMelMel2 chromosome 26, bMelMel2.pri, whole genome shotgun sequence harbors:
- the ENO1 gene encoding alpha-enolase isoform X2, yielding MSITKIHAREIFDSRGNPTVEVDLYTNKGLFRAAVPSGASTGIYEALELRDNDKTRYMGKGVSRAVKYVNEFLATALCTQNVNVVEQEKIDKLMLEMDGTENKSKFGANAILGVSLAVCKAGAAEKGVPLYRHIADLAGNPEVILPVPAFNVINGGSHAGNKLAMQEFMILPVGADSFKDAMRVGAEVYHNLKNVIKEKYGKDATNVGDEGGFAPNILENKEALELLKTAIAKAGYTDKVVIGMDVAASEFYRDGKYDLDFKSPDDPSRYITPDQLADLYKGFVKNYPVVSIEDPFDQDDWGAWKKFTGSVNIQVVGDDLTVTNPKRIAKAVDEKACNCLLLKVNQIGSVTESLQACKLAQSNGWGVMVSHRSGETEDTFIADLVVGLCTGQIKTGAPCRSERLAKYNQLLRIEEELGSKARFAGRNFRNPRVN
- the ENO1 gene encoding alpha-enolase isoform X1; the protein is MSITKIHAREIFDSRGNPTVEVDLYTNKGLFRAAVPSGASTGIYEALELRDNDKTRYMGKGVSKAVEHVNKTIAPALISKNVNVVEQEKIDKLMLEMDGTENKSKFGANAILGVSLAVCKAGAAEKGVPLYRHIADLAGNPEVILPVPAFNVINGGSHAGNKLAMQEFMILPVGADSFKDAMRVGAEVYHNLKNVIKEKYGKDATNVGDEGGFAPNILENKEALELLKTAIAKAGYTDKVVIGMDVAASEFYRDGKYDLDFKSPDDPSRYITPDQLADLYKGFVKNYPVVSIEDPFDQDDWGAWKKFTGSVNIQVVGDDLTVTNPKRIAKAVDEKACNCLLLKVNQIGSVTESLQACKLAQSNGWGVMVSHRSGETEDTFIADLVVGLCTGQIKTGAPCRSERLAKYNQLLRIEEELGSKARFAGRNFRNPRVN